In Leuconostocaceae bacterium ESL0723, the following proteins share a genomic window:
- a CDS encoding ABC transporter ATP-binding protein has protein sequence MSDLMISIRYFGAYLKRYWLGLSFALVLMVLSTYAQINAPLYMGKAITALGQFLNDYFNPVTHATASKGKFYDAVWGMVWFYGLAEVAMVTSGLMTSRISAQSSGQMRIGLFAKLQRMTVRYFDTHQDGKILSLFTSDLDNIFNAMNQAIFQMVSQAMLFIGVIIMMFNQSATLAWVTVALTPVALLLDFFVITLARKYIDRQQEATGALNGYINEQINGEKVVITEGLQDESIKNFKPYNESVKKATYRGQMYSGMLFPLTQGLSLLNVAIVIFFGSWFVLHNGMSRAAGLGLLIVFVNYSQQYYQPISQITSVYNSFQLALTGSQRLHRIEVQPEETNPGKGHLLADIRQKVALDDVTFGYNPDKIILHDVNIDVKAGQMVALVGPTGSGKTTVMNLLNRFYDVNRGRVTIDGVDVRDVDLASLRDHVGIVLQESILFSRTIAENIKFGKPDASDAEMVAAAKQANIHDYIESLPDGYQTMVSDENSIFSTGQKQLLSIARTILTSPEFLILDEATSNVDTVTEAKIQAAMNNIIAGRTSFVIAHRLKTILDADKIVVLKDGRVIEQGTHEQLLAENGFYADLYHNQMVFE, from the coding sequence ATGAGTGATTTGATGATTTCAATCCGCTACTTTGGCGCCTACCTGAAGCGCTACTGGCTGGGCCTAAGTTTTGCTTTGGTTTTGATGGTGCTTAGCACCTATGCCCAAATTAATGCGCCGCTCTACATGGGAAAGGCGATTACCGCCTTGGGCCAGTTTTTAAATGATTACTTTAATCCAGTAACCCACGCCACCGCTAGCAAGGGTAAGTTCTATGATGCCGTTTGGGGCATGGTTTGGTTTTACGGCCTGGCAGAAGTGGCCATGGTTACTTCTGGCCTGATGACCAGTCGGATTAGTGCGCAGTCTTCAGGTCAGATGCGGATTGGCCTTTTTGCCAAATTGCAACGGATGACGGTGCGCTACTTTGACACCCACCAGGATGGCAAGATCTTATCCCTCTTCACTTCGGACTTGGATAACATTTTTAACGCCATGAACCAGGCGATTTTCCAGATGGTTTCCCAGGCGATGCTCTTTATCGGCGTTATCATTATGATGTTTAACCAGAGTGCAACCCTGGCCTGGGTGACGGTCGCTTTGACGCCAGTGGCCTTGCTCTTGGATTTCTTCGTGATTACCCTGGCGCGTAAGTATATTGACCGCCAGCAGGAGGCCACGGGGGCCTTAAACGGCTACATTAATGAGCAGATTAACGGCGAAAAGGTGGTCATTACCGAAGGGCTCCAGGACGAGTCGATTAAGAATTTCAAGCCCTATAACGAGTCAGTTAAAAAGGCGACCTACCGGGGCCAGATGTATTCGGGAATGCTCTTCCCCCTGACCCAGGGCCTGTCATTACTGAACGTGGCTATCGTGATTTTCTTTGGCTCTTGGTTTGTTTTGCACAATGGAATGAGCCGCGCTGCTGGTCTGGGTCTTTTGATTGTCTTTGTGAACTATTCCCAGCAGTACTACCAGCCCATCAGCCAAATCACCTCGGTTTATAACAGCTTCCAGCTGGCCCTGACCGGATCGCAGCGGCTGCACCGGATTGAGGTACAACCCGAAGAAACGAATCCGGGCAAGGGACATCTCCTGGCTGACATTCGTCAGAAGGTGGCCTTAGATGATGTCACCTTTGGCTATAACCCCGATAAAATTATCCTTCACGACGTTAACATCGATGTGAAGGCCGGTCAGATGGTGGCCTTAGTAGGACCAACTGGTTCAGGAAAGACCACGGTGATGAACCTCTTAAACCGGTTCTATGACGTCAACCGCGGCCGGGTCACCATTGACGGTGTCGATGTGCGGGACGTCGATTTGGCCTCCCTGCGGGACCACGTCGGAATTGTCCTCCAGGAGTCGATTCTCTTTAGCCGGACGATTGCCGAAAACATTAAATTTGGTAAACCGGATGCCAGTGATGCGGAAATGGTGGCGGCCGCCAAGCAGGCTAACATTCATGACTACATTGAAAGCCTGCCGGATGGTTACCAAACCATGGTCAGTGATGAAAATTCCATTTTCTCAACCGGTCAAAAGCAGCTACTATCAATTGCCCGGACGATTTTGACCAGTCCAGAATTCTTGATTCTAGATGAGGCCACTTCCAACGTGGATACGGTCACTGAGGCGAAGATTCAGGCGGCAATGAACAATATCATTGCCGGTCGGACCAGCTTTGTGATTGCCCACCGCTTGAAGACCATCCTCGATGCCGATAAGATTGTCGTCTTAAAGGACGGCCGGGTAATTGAGCAGGGGACTCATGAACAATTACTGGCCGAAAACGGCTTTTACGCTGATCTTTACCATAACCAAATGGTGTTTGAATAG
- a CDS encoding DUF1797 family protein, with translation MQEATDDLIQIRRFDVYGVEVLQVRYDQVNKLWTIMEHRQAHRFQFDDIDLVAIEIYDLLRDVQLTF, from the coding sequence ATGCAGGAGGCTACTGACGATCTCATCCAAATTCGCCGTTTTGACGTTTACGGGGTGGAGGTCTTACAAGTGCGTTACGACCAGGTAAACAAGCTGTGGACCATCATGGAACACCGGCAAGCCCACCGGTTCCAATTTGATGACATTGACTTAGTTGCCATTGAAATTTATGATTTACTGCGTGATGTGCAGCTGACATTTTAG
- a CDS encoding LTA synthase family protein, which yields MKARLKKLFNPRLWWDKTKQTMDTSAPIVWFFVLNVVLVWLKTYVNYWLNFNLGVEGAIQQFLLVLNPLPSAIILLSLALYFRGALSYWIAILMNLIQSLWLFANILYYREFSDFLSIGIIGSGSSTSNNLGKSIMAIIHWSDFLVFLDIIILILLLVFKQLKIDKKGIQKKYAILTTLLGVVLMFVDYGIASVDRSGLLTRSFDNNYIVKYLGLNEYVVFNAFQTYNQNNSRKQAKPADLQKIKSFIAANQTPANVDYYGTEKGKNVFVIHLESFQQFLIDYKVDGQEVTPNLNQFYHDQNTLSFDNFYNQVGQGKTSDAEMMQENSLFGLSTGSAMVKYGASNTFEAMPAILDQQGYTTAAFHGDVSTFWNRNNTYKSFGYDYFFSKDYFPNANKASNNVGYGLKDKIFLKDSAQYIEQLPQPFYAKLITVTNHYPYDLDKQNIDFPATKTGDNTVDGYVQTAHYLDESFGELMNYLKQAGLYDNSVFVLYGDHYGISENHQPAIAQLLGKDNVDNYDLAQFQKVPFMIHASNLQGGIDHTYGGEIDMMPTLLRLLGVPTEGMTMFGHDLLSTKDPQVVVFRDGDWVTPKYMKYRNQYYDTATGNKLDIDNDPDLKAAAKTNQEYADKALLYSDKVITGDLLRFDTNRSDFHAINKKDFNYQRTEALKKLKQSQQSSPSSVLAKNGGHSTLGHYTTSAPELNNQ from the coding sequence ATGAAAGCTCGTTTAAAAAAATTGTTTAACCCCCGCCTCTGGTGGGATAAGACCAAACAAACAATGGATACTTCGGCACCCATTGTTTGGTTTTTTGTGTTAAACGTGGTCCTAGTTTGGCTAAAGACCTACGTCAACTACTGGTTGAACTTCAACCTAGGCGTGGAAGGGGCCATTCAGCAGTTCCTGCTGGTTCTAAACCCACTGCCCTCGGCGATTATCCTCCTGAGTCTGGCCCTTTATTTCAGGGGAGCACTCAGCTACTGGATTGCGATTTTGATGAACTTGATTCAGTCGCTGTGGCTCTTTGCTAATATCTTGTACTACCGCGAGTTCTCGGACTTTCTTTCCATTGGAATTATTGGCTCGGGTTCGTCGACCAGTAACAACCTGGGTAAGTCGATTATGGCCATCATTCACTGGTCAGACTTCCTGGTCTTCTTGGATATCATTATCTTGATTCTGCTCTTAGTCTTTAAGCAATTAAAGATTGATAAGAAGGGAATTCAGAAAAAGTATGCTATTTTGACGACCCTCTTAGGAGTCGTGCTGATGTTTGTTGACTACGGGATTGCCTCGGTGGACCGGTCAGGCCTGCTGACGCGTTCCTTTGATAACAACTACATCGTTAAGTACCTGGGCTTAAACGAGTACGTCGTCTTTAATGCCTTCCAGACTTATAACCAAAATAACAGTCGAAAACAGGCCAAGCCGGCGGACTTGCAAAAGATTAAGAGCTTTATTGCCGCCAACCAAACCCCGGCCAACGTTGATTATTACGGTACTGAAAAGGGTAAGAACGTCTTTGTCATTCACCTGGAGTCCTTCCAGCAGTTTTTGATTGACTACAAGGTCGATGGCCAAGAGGTAACGCCTAACCTCAACCAGTTCTACCATGATCAAAATACCCTGAGCTTTGATAACTTCTATAACCAGGTCGGCCAGGGGAAGACTTCCGATGCGGAGATGATGCAGGAAAACAGTCTCTTTGGTCTGTCAACTGGTTCGGCCATGGTTAAATACGGGGCAAGTAACACCTTTGAAGCTATGCCAGCCATCTTAGACCAGCAAGGTTACACCACGGCGGCCTTCCACGGGGATGTTTCAACCTTCTGGAACCGTAACAACACCTATAAGTCCTTTGGTTACGACTATTTCTTCTCCAAGGATTATTTCCCTAACGCCAACAAGGCCAGCAACAACGTTGGTTACGGTCTGAAGGATAAGATTTTCTTGAAGGATTCGGCCCAGTACATTGAGCAGTTACCACAACCGTTCTATGCCAAGCTGATTACGGTTACTAACCACTATCCTTATGACCTGGATAAGCAAAATATTGATTTTCCAGCCACTAAGACCGGGGATAACACGGTCGATGGTTACGTGCAGACGGCCCACTACCTGGATGAGTCCTTTGGCGAACTGATGAACTACCTTAAGCAGGCTGGTCTGTATGATAATTCCGTCTTTGTCCTCTACGGGGACCACTACGGAATTTCAGAAAACCACCAGCCGGCCATTGCGCAGCTCCTGGGTAAGGACAACGTCGATAACTACGACCTAGCCCAGTTCCAAAAGGTGCCGTTCATGATTCACGCTAGCAACCTGCAGGGGGGTATTGACCACACCTACGGTGGTGAAATCGATATGATGCCAACCCTGCTGCGGCTGCTCGGTGTGCCAACCGAGGGGATGACCATGTTTGGTCACGACTTACTGTCGACCAAGGATCCCCAGGTGGTTGTCTTCCGTGATGGCGACTGGGTCACGCCGAAGTATATGAAGTACCGGAACCAGTATTACGATACGGCCACCGGTAACAAGCTAGACATCGATAACGATCCAGACTTGAAGGCGGCTGCTAAGACCAATCAGGAATACGCCGACAAGGCCCTCCTGTATTCGGATAAGGTAATTACCGGTGACCTGCTGCGCTTTGATACGAACCGCAGTGATTTCCATGCCATTAACAAGAAGGACTTTAACTATCAGCGGACGGAAGCCTTGAAGAAGCTCAAGCAAAGTCAGCAGAGTAGCCCCTCCAGTGTCCTGGCTAAAAACGGCGGTCATTCAACTCTGGGCCATTACACTACCAGTGCCCCCGAGCTGAACAACCAATAA
- a CDS encoding glycosyltransferase, whose translation MKVLLYFENQNLIAKSGIGRALRLQQKALSYTDVEVTTDPKCTDYDILHINTYGVKSFAMVRKARKLGKKVIYHAHSTYEDFRNSFMGSNLLAPLYKRYLMALYGRADALITPTPYAKSLLRGYGLSQPIYPISNGIELDKYASDPEKVAKFREYFKLADDQKVVISVGLYFERKGIVDFYELAKRHPEITFIWFGYTDPKLIPAKIRKLVWEDHLDNLIFPGYITGEVILGAYQGADLFLYPSYEETEGIVVLEALASKQQVLLRDIPVYDPWLKDGESVYKARNLEEFDQKMGDILGGDLPDLTAAGYEVAKGRDLTVIGPELKQAYQDVIEV comes from the coding sequence GTGAAAGTATTACTATACTTTGAAAATCAGAATTTAATTGCCAAATCTGGAATTGGCAGGGCCTTACGCTTGCAGCAAAAGGCCCTTTCTTATACTGACGTGGAAGTGACCACGGACCCCAAGTGCACCGATTATGATATCTTGCACATCAACACTTACGGGGTTAAAAGCTTCGCCATGGTGCGTAAGGCCCGTAAGTTGGGTAAGAAGGTAATTTACCATGCCCATTCGACCTACGAGGACTTTCGTAATTCCTTCATGGGTTCTAACCTGCTCGCGCCCTTGTACAAGCGTTATTTAATGGCCCTCTACGGCCGGGCTGACGCCCTGATTACGCCCACGCCCTATGCTAAGAGCCTGCTGCGGGGTTATGGTTTAAGCCAGCCGATTTATCCGATTTCAAACGGGATTGAGCTGGACAAGTATGCCAGTGACCCGGAGAAGGTGGCTAAATTCCGGGAATATTTCAAGCTCGCCGATGACCAAAAGGTTGTAATCAGTGTGGGCCTGTATTTTGAACGCAAGGGGATTGTGGATTTCTATGAGTTGGCCAAGCGCCATCCGGAAATCACCTTTATTTGGTTTGGCTACACCGACCCCAAGCTGATTCCAGCTAAGATTCGTAAGCTGGTTTGGGAAGACCACCTGGATAACCTGATTTTTCCCGGTTACATTACTGGCGAAGTCATCCTGGGTGCCTACCAGGGCGCCGACCTTTTCCTGTATCCATCCTATGAAGAGACCGAGGGGATTGTGGTCCTAGAAGCCCTGGCATCTAAGCAGCAGGTCTTGCTGCGAGATATCCCAGTCTATGACCCCTGGTTAAAGGACGGGGAGAGTGTTTATAAGGCCCGTAATTTGGAGGAGTTTGACCAGAAAATGGGCGACATCCTCGGCGGCGATCTGCCAGATTTGACGGCGGCTGGTTACGAAGTTGCCAAGGGACGGGACCTAACGGTGATTGGGCCCGAATTAAAGCAGGCCTACCAGGATGTAATCGAGGTCTAG
- a CDS encoding glycosyltransferase family 4 protein, whose amino-acid sequence MRIGLFTDTYFPQVSGVATSIETLRDALVEQGHEVYIFTTTDPKVDKHEDEPNIYRFSSMPYFGIIRDRRFTFRGFIQAVDIARELNLEIVHTQTEFSLGLMGKFVARQLDIPVIHTYHTMYEDYTHYIARGMLIKPGAVGPIVKSFMKGMDGVIAPSQLVKNTLQRYGVTDIPMPVIPTGVALPKISSDNIDLRAQFGYTADQPVILSLGRLAYEKNIALTISAFSELLQTMPDARLVIAGDGQARKTLEEQVHDLDLEDKVKFVGMVDHDQVYDYYRMANVFVSSSDSETQGLTFIEAMAADRPFVAIHSPYLDNLVDSPAIGTLVDDYDDFLAAIEHYLKTPNTAEDSAIRHEKLKNVDARTFASRVLDFYHEIEEDFHQKPIERKGGQELNDDEISYIKRILRNPFRRN is encoded by the coding sequence ATGCGAATCGGATTATTTACCGACACCTATTTCCCACAGGTTAGTGGGGTAGCAACTTCAATTGAAACTTTGCGGGATGCCCTGGTTGAACAGGGGCATGAAGTCTACATATTTACGACGACCGACCCCAAGGTCGATAAGCACGAGGATGAGCCCAATATCTACCGTTTCTCCAGCATGCCTTACTTTGGTATTATCCGTGACCGCCGCTTCACCTTCCGCGGCTTTATCCAGGCCGTTGACATTGCCCGGGAACTAAACCTGGAAATTGTGCATACGCAGACTGAGTTTTCTCTGGGCCTGATGGGCAAGTTTGTGGCCCGCCAGCTGGATATTCCAGTGATTCACACGTACCATACCATGTACGAGGACTACACCCACTATATCGCCCGCGGCATGTTGATTAAGCCTGGTGCGGTTGGCCCAATCGTGAAGTCCTTTATGAAGGGGATGGATGGGGTCATTGCGCCCTCCCAGTTAGTCAAAAATACTCTGCAGCGTTACGGCGTCACTGACATCCCCATGCCAGTGATTCCAACCGGGGTGGCCCTGCCTAAGATTAGTTCAGACAATATCGACCTGCGGGCCCAGTTTGGTTACACGGCTGACCAGCCCGTGATTTTGTCGCTGGGTCGCCTGGCCTATGAAAAGAACATTGCCCTGACAATTTCAGCCTTTTCGGAGTTATTGCAGACGATGCCAGACGCCCGCCTGGTGATTGCCGGCGATGGCCAGGCCCGCAAGACCTTGGAAGAGCAGGTTCATGACTTGGACCTGGAAGACAAGGTTAAGTTTGTCGGCATGGTTGACCATGACCAGGTTTATGACTACTACCGGATGGCCAATGTCTTTGTTAGTTCTTCTGATTCTGAAACCCAGGGGCTGACCTTTATCGAGGCCATGGCCGCTGACCGGCCCTTTGTGGCGATTCACTCGCCTTATCTGGACAACCTGGTGGACAGCCCGGCGATTGGCACCCTGGTCGACGATTACGATGATTTCTTGGCGGCAATTGAACACTATTTGAAGACGCCCAACACCGCGGAGGATTCGGCTATCCGCCATGAAAAGTTAAAGAACGTGGATGCCCGGACCTTCGCTTCGCGGGTCTTGGATTTTTACCATGAAATTGAAGAAGACTTCCACCAAAAGCCAATTGAACGTAAGGGTGGCCAAGAGCTGAATGATGACGAAATCAGTTACATCAAGCGGATCTTGCGGAATCCTTTCAGGAGAAATTGA
- a CDS encoding lysylphosphatidylglycerol synthase transmembrane domain-containing protein gives MLKRNRISALIVVVLTGITIFYLHRELRGKGKQLEAALHVLDWRWLLGGFLMMVLSIFLEALATRALLDREDRSEVTWGTLIRVPLLNLLGTGLTPFASGGQPAQLYALAHSKMDGGRAMSIILMKFLVYQVVVVIFFLVGYVAADNFIYQQVDPTFANFIPFAILIHAVVIIGIALVMFWPSFTLKLVDLTERLVGKFLEPERYQRLVDNLKEKIENFHFESRRVISNWRDLLGSTFFTTLQLIVFYMIPYFVIRAFGYADVNPWLIVTMNIMIVMVISLFPIPGGVGGAELSFQLLFTPFVKNPATLILVILIWRLITYYFGLFAGIIAYILPVSKTAKK, from the coding sequence ATGTTGAAACGTAATCGAATATCGGCCCTAATTGTGGTGGTCCTGACCGGGATTACCATCTTTTACCTGCACCGGGAATTGCGTGGCAAGGGGAAGCAGCTAGAGGCAGCCCTCCACGTCTTAGACTGGCGCTGGTTACTGGGTGGCTTTTTGATGATGGTTCTTTCAATTTTCTTGGAAGCCTTGGCCACCCGGGCCTTGTTAGACCGGGAAGACCGGTCCGAGGTGACCTGGGGCACCTTAATTCGTGTGCCCCTGTTAAACTTACTGGGAACGGGGCTGACGCCCTTCGCTAGTGGGGGACAACCGGCCCAGCTTTACGCCCTGGCCCATTCTAAAATGGATGGCGGCCGGGCCATGTCGATTATCCTGATGAAGTTTTTGGTTTACCAGGTGGTCGTCGTGATTTTCTTCTTGGTCGGTTATGTGGCCGCGGATAACTTTATTTATCAGCAGGTTGACCCAACCTTTGCCAATTTCATTCCCTTTGCCATTTTGATTCACGCCGTGGTCATTATCGGGATTGCCCTGGTTATGTTTTGGCCATCTTTTACGCTCAAGTTAGTCGACCTAACTGAGCGCCTGGTTGGGAAGTTTTTGGAACCAGAGCGTTACCAACGCCTGGTCGACAATTTGAAGGAGAAGATTGAAAACTTCCACTTTGAGTCACGCCGGGTGATTTCTAATTGGCGGGACTTGCTGGGTTCAACCTTCTTCACGACCCTGCAGCTGATTGTCTTTTACATGATTCCTTACTTCGTGATCCGGGCCTTTGGTTATGCCGATGTGAACCCCTGGCTGATTGTGACGATGAACATCATGATTGTCATGGTGATTTCCCTCTTCCCAATTCCAGGTGGGGTCGGCGGGGCTGAGTTAAGTTTTCAACTGCTCTTTACCCCCTTTGTGAAAAACCCGGCCACTTTGATTCTTGTGATTTTGATTTGGCGTTTAATCACCTACTACTTTGGTCTGTTTGCTGGTATAATTGCTTATATTTTGCCGGTTTCTAAGACTGCCAAAAAATAG